One window of the Anaeromyxobacter dehalogenans 2CP-C genome contains the following:
- a CDS encoding AmpG family muropeptide MFS transporter translates to MPTQPTTREALRKAFTSWRTGVVALLAFPSGLPLGIVLYTVPYWMQQEGIDIKTIGLVSAAQIPYAFKFVWSPIIDRFAPAWGRKRAWILVGQAMLVASLAAFAASSGHPTVPLVALLTLVVSFASATQDIAYDAYTVEVLRPEERGVAVGARNALARAGMFVGRVVNTFGPKLGWAPTFAAIAASFLPFAVATVKAPEPDVPPAPPRTLRQAIWEPFVGFFRHARALEIAAFLFLYKFADNLVTALVSPFLGQLGFDPVDIGIAQGTIGIVATIAGTFLGGILCTSWGVGRALWIFGLLQAVSNLGYVAIVDAGVNRPVMYAAVAFEAATSGMGTGAFGVLLLRLTQRRFSATQYALFSSIFALGRTFAGPPAGALVDAIGWRDFFLLTVPCAIPGLLMLQRFVPWRSREIPAALDEAAPPAAHGTPATLGGLAARGLAGALAGTALAYLASALLAALKAMRGGQAGLDLGAALVRMFHPVRAVDWVDVVGPPVAGVVMGFAVAAYVAARRGIRAA, encoded by the coding sequence GTGCCCACCCAGCCCACCACCCGCGAGGCCCTCCGCAAGGCGTTCACCAGCTGGCGCACGGGGGTGGTGGCGCTGCTCGCGTTCCCGTCCGGCCTGCCGCTCGGCATCGTCCTCTACACGGTGCCGTACTGGATGCAGCAGGAGGGGATCGACATCAAGACCATCGGGCTGGTGAGCGCGGCGCAGATCCCGTACGCGTTCAAGTTCGTCTGGTCGCCGATCATCGACCGCTTCGCGCCGGCCTGGGGCCGCAAGCGCGCCTGGATCCTCGTCGGCCAGGCCATGCTGGTCGCGTCGCTGGCCGCGTTCGCGGCGAGCTCGGGCCACCCCACCGTGCCGCTGGTGGCGCTGCTCACGCTGGTGGTGTCGTTCGCCTCCGCCACCCAGGACATCGCCTACGACGCGTACACCGTCGAGGTGCTGCGGCCCGAGGAGCGCGGCGTGGCGGTGGGCGCCCGCAACGCGCTGGCGCGCGCCGGCATGTTCGTGGGCCGGGTGGTGAACACGTTCGGCCCGAAGCTGGGCTGGGCCCCCACGTTCGCCGCCATCGCGGCCAGCTTCCTGCCGTTCGCCGTGGCCACCGTGAAGGCGCCCGAGCCCGACGTCCCGCCGGCGCCGCCGCGCACGCTGCGGCAGGCGATCTGGGAGCCGTTCGTCGGGTTCTTCCGCCACGCGCGCGCGCTCGAGATCGCCGCGTTCCTGTTCCTCTACAAGTTCGCCGACAACCTGGTCACCGCGCTCGTGTCGCCGTTCCTCGGCCAGCTCGGCTTCGACCCGGTGGACATCGGCATCGCGCAGGGGACGATCGGCATCGTCGCCACCATCGCCGGGACGTTCCTGGGCGGCATCCTGTGCACGTCGTGGGGGGTCGGCCGGGCGCTGTGGATCTTCGGCCTGCTCCAGGCGGTCTCGAACCTGGGCTACGTCGCGATCGTGGACGCGGGCGTGAACCGCCCGGTCATGTACGCGGCGGTGGCCTTCGAGGCCGCCACCAGCGGCATGGGCACCGGCGCGTTCGGCGTGCTCCTGCTCCGGCTCACCCAGCGCCGCTTCAGCGCCACGCAGTACGCGCTGTTCTCGAGCATCTTCGCGCTCGGCCGCACCTTCGCCGGGCCGCCTGCGGGCGCGCTGGTGGACGCCATCGGCTGGCGCGACTTCTTCCTGCTCACCGTCCCCTGCGCCATCCCGGGCCTGCTCATGCTGCAGCGGTTCGTGCCCTGGCGCTCGCGCGAGATCCCCGCGGCGCTGGACGAGGCGGCCCCGCCGGCCGCGCACGGCACGCCCGCCACGCTGGGCGGGCTGGCGGCGCGCGGGCTCGCCGGCGCGCTGGCCGGGACGGCGCTCGCGTACCTGGCGTCCGCGCTGCTCGCCGCGCTGAAGGCGATGCGTGGCGGCCAGGCCGGCCTCGACCTCGGCGCCGCGCTGGTCCGGATGTTCCACCCGGTGCGCGCGGTGGACTGGGTGGACGTGGTCGGGCCGCCGGTGGCGGGCGTGGTGATGGGCTTCGCGGTGGCCGCGTACGTGGCGGCGCGGCGCGGGATCCGGGCCGCGTAG
- a CDS encoding MogA/MoaB family molybdenum cofactor biosynthesis protein, with the protein MGHQEHRHEAPKRVRVFVITASDTRGEAEDESGAFLKHAVFAAGHDVAGSRIVKDEPAQLRAALDEAAAAGAEAIVVNGGTGIAGRDRTYEAVAGVLEKRLDGFGELFRMLSFQEIGSAAMLSRAVAGTWGGRVIFSVPGSRAAVRLAWEKLIGPELGHVIRELRKDQGR; encoded by the coding sequence ATGGGACACCAGGAGCACAGGCACGAGGCGCCGAAGCGGGTACGGGTCTTCGTGATCACCGCCTCCGACACGCGCGGCGAGGCCGAGGACGAGAGCGGCGCGTTCCTGAAGCACGCCGTGTTCGCGGCGGGCCACGACGTCGCCGGCTCGCGGATCGTCAAGGACGAGCCGGCCCAGCTCCGCGCCGCGCTGGACGAGGCCGCGGCGGCGGGGGCGGAGGCCATCGTGGTGAACGGCGGCACCGGCATCGCCGGCCGCGACCGCACCTACGAGGCGGTGGCCGGGGTGCTGGAGAAGCGGCTGGACGGCTTCGGGGAGCTGTTCCGCATGCTCTCGTTCCAGGAGATCGGCAGCGCGGCGATGCTGTCCCGCGCGGTGGCCGGCACGTGGGGCGGCCGGGTGATCTTCTCGGTGCCGGGCTCGCGCGCGGCGGTGCGGCTCGCGTGGGAGAAGCTCATCGGGCCGGAGCTCGGCCACGTCATCCGCGAGCTGCGCAAGGACCAGGGCCGCTGA
- a CDS encoding glycosyltransferase family 39 protein → MPSPAEPAPSPRAVPSAPPASPLRDPRLDRLALALGAAVTALHVAYGGLIALSPQEAYYWTWSRRLALSYFDHPPLAAWTIALTTALAGEGERAIRLAAALHSAVFAVFLWLTVRRLFGSRPALVALAAALSVPLFGMGQVIVTPDAPLLSGWAMALYFTVRALDEERPRWLLAAGAAVGWAVLGKYTGFLLLPQILLVLALDPRGRRMLRTPWPWLGAALALALFSPVVAWNLQHRMASFAFQTAERVERSGFRPVLVGRFLALQAGLVTPIVLVLLVEAVVAAVRRRREAAYRICAIFSAPLLVLAAVISPFHWVKGNWLAAAYPTALAAAAALAVERRGWRWKAGVAGVALAAAASVYVHLVPVWPALPFPARDEGSSGWRELAARVEAERAALGPDAFVAGCNYKVSAELEYYLPGRPRTWSSEITGEHGLQYRYWFDPEALRGRSGVLVLDRREKRTCLRRAEACAPLEALPPLTVRRGGDEVTTFQLWRCRWAGLPSSR, encoded by the coding sequence GTGCCGAGCCCCGCCGAGCCCGCTCCGTCGCCGCGCGCCGTCCCCTCCGCCCCGCCCGCCTCGCCCCTCCGCGACCCGCGCCTCGACCGGCTGGCGCTCGCGCTCGGCGCGGCCGTCACCGCCCTGCACGTCGCCTACGGCGGGCTGATCGCGCTGTCGCCGCAGGAGGCCTACTACTGGACCTGGAGCCGGCGGCTCGCGCTCTCGTACTTCGACCACCCGCCGCTCGCCGCCTGGACCATCGCGCTCACCACCGCGCTCGCCGGCGAGGGCGAGCGCGCCATCCGGCTCGCCGCCGCGCTGCACTCGGCCGTCTTCGCGGTGTTCCTGTGGCTCACGGTCCGGCGGCTGTTCGGCTCGCGCCCGGCGCTGGTGGCGCTCGCGGCCGCGCTCAGCGTGCCGCTGTTCGGCATGGGCCAGGTGATCGTCACGCCCGACGCCCCGCTGCTCTCCGGCTGGGCGATGGCGCTGTACTTCACGGTGCGCGCGCTCGACGAGGAGCGGCCGCGCTGGCTGCTCGCGGCCGGCGCGGCGGTGGGCTGGGCGGTGCTGGGCAAGTACACCGGGTTCCTGCTGCTGCCGCAGATCCTGCTGGTGCTCGCGCTCGACCCGCGCGGCCGGCGCATGCTGCGAACGCCCTGGCCGTGGCTGGGCGCGGCGCTGGCGCTGGCGCTGTTCTCGCCGGTCGTCGCCTGGAACCTCCAGCACCGGATGGCGAGCTTCGCGTTCCAGACCGCCGAGCGCGTCGAGCGCTCGGGGTTCCGCCCGGTGCTGGTGGGGCGCTTCCTCGCGCTGCAGGCCGGGCTCGTGACGCCCATCGTGCTCGTGCTCCTGGTCGAGGCGGTGGTGGCCGCGGTGCGCCGCCGCCGCGAGGCGGCCTACCGGATCTGCGCGATCTTCTCGGCGCCGCTGCTCGTGCTCGCGGCGGTCATCTCGCCGTTCCACTGGGTGAAGGGCAACTGGCTGGCCGCGGCCTACCCCACCGCGCTCGCGGCCGCGGCCGCCCTGGCGGTGGAGCGGCGCGGCTGGCGCTGGAAGGCGGGCGTCGCCGGGGTCGCGCTCGCGGCGGCCGCGTCGGTGTACGTGCACCTGGTGCCGGTCTGGCCGGCGCTGCCGTTCCCGGCGCGCGACGAGGGCTCCTCCGGCTGGCGCGAGCTGGCCGCGCGGGTGGAGGCGGAGCGCGCCGCGCTCGGGCCCGACGCGTTCGTGGCGGGCTGCAACTACAAGGTCTCCGCCGAGCTGGAGTACTACCTGCCCGGCCGGCCGCGCACCTGGTCGTCCGAGATCACCGGCGAGCACGGGCTCCAGTACCGCTACTGGTTCGACCCCGAGGCGCTCCGCGGCCGCTCCGGCGTCCTGGTGCTCGACCGGCGCGAGAAGCGCACCTGCCTGCGCCGCGCCGAGGCGTGCGCGCCGCTCGAGGCGCTGCCGCCGCTCACCGTGCGGCGCGGCGGCGACGAGGTGACGACGTTCCAGCTCTGGCGCTGCCGCTGGGCCGGGCTCCCCTCGTCCCGCTGA
- a CDS encoding porin family protein — MTSAPRLTTLALAALLALPGVASAQSRYSSQPSMRLGGLIGFDSGDLDGLALRLDGEMDLQRISPNVMLVGVGSVGWSHLSDDLGYGYDVTNDVFTIMPAARLAVALAPQVGVYGDLGLGLYHASLEVDVPDPFTGLRRTVDDSATGLAMRIGAGAYFNIAPKVRLVGEIALHPYFGDYDDDTFTFMVGATFGL; from the coding sequence ATGACGTCGGCTCCCCGCCTCACGACCCTCGCCCTCGCCGCGCTGCTCGCGCTGCCGGGCGTCGCGTCCGCGCAGTCCCGGTACTCGTCGCAGCCCTCCATGCGCCTCGGCGGCCTCATCGGCTTCGACTCGGGCGACCTCGACGGCCTCGCCCTCCGCCTCGACGGCGAGATGGACCTCCAGCGCATCTCGCCGAACGTGATGCTGGTCGGCGTCGGCTCGGTCGGCTGGTCGCACCTGTCCGACGACCTGGGCTACGGCTACGACGTGACGAACGACGTGTTCACGATCATGCCGGCGGCCCGCCTGGCGGTCGCGCTCGCGCCGCAGGTCGGCGTCTACGGCGACCTGGGCCTCGGCCTGTACCACGCCTCGCTCGAGGTGGACGTGCCGGATCCGTTCACCGGCCTCCGCCGCACGGTGGACGACTCGGCCACCGGCCTGGCGATGCGCATCGGCGCCGGCGCGTACTTCAACATCGCCCCGAAGGTCCGCCTCGTCGGCGAGATCGCGCTGCACCCGTACTTCGGCGACTACGACGACGACACGTTCACCTTCATGGTGGGCGCGACGTTCGGCCTCTAG
- a CDS encoding NuoI/complex I 23 kDa subunit family protein, which translates to MPYQLENRPPDLRESMYFPEIIRGIGTITKHFLKNLFFSRDANPDILARKRGGFGHSDNVTLQYPEERAPYAPAYRGLHRLVPREDGKPRCVACYMCATICPAQCIYIEAAEYPDDPVEKYPAKFVIDELRCIVCGFCVEACPKDAIRMDSGEHTPPSYERSAQIWDEKRLLRGPPVSYQYDPWLRRGSPSIPPDKLEEMRARAKPFPTVATDEASQTPGFSVRALAAEAKDRAQAARK; encoded by the coding sequence ATGCCCTACCAGCTCGAGAACCGCCCGCCGGACCTGCGCGAGTCGATGTACTTCCCGGAGATCATCCGGGGCATCGGCACGATCACGAAGCACTTCCTGAAGAACCTGTTCTTCTCGCGGGACGCGAACCCGGACATCCTCGCCCGCAAGCGCGGGGGCTTCGGGCACTCCGACAACGTCACGCTGCAGTACCCGGAGGAGCGGGCGCCCTACGCGCCGGCCTACCGCGGGCTGCACCGGCTGGTGCCGCGCGAGGACGGGAAGCCCCGCTGCGTCGCCTGCTACATGTGCGCGACCATCTGCCCGGCGCAGTGCATCTACATCGAGGCGGCCGAGTACCCGGACGATCCGGTCGAGAAGTACCCCGCGAAGTTCGTGATCGACGAGCTGCGCTGCATCGTCTGCGGCTTCTGCGTGGAGGCCTGCCCGAAGGACGCCATCCGCATGGACTCCGGCGAGCACACGCCGCCGTCCTACGAGCGCTCGGCGCAGATCTGGGACGAGAAGCGGCTGCTCCGCGGCCCCCCGGTGTCGTACCAGTACGATCCCTGGCTGCGCCGCGGCTCGCCGTCCATCCCGCCCGACAAGCTCGAGGAGATGCGCGCGCGCGCGAAGCCGTTCCCGACGGTCGCGACCGACGAGGCCAGCCAGACGCCGGGCTTCTCGGTGCGGGCGCTCGCCGCCGAGGCGAAGGACCGGGCCCAGGCGGCCCGGAAGTAG
- a CDS encoding TIGR02757 family protein, giving the protein MPRRAAAFPAARAEALRPLLERLDRSLDRAARIAADPVEFPRAFRDPADAEVAGLVAVSLAYGRADLFKPVVARVLAAMGPSPARFCEAFAAAPDPAAFEGVVYRFNRPPDLAALAAAIGAVRRRHGGLGRRLGALFLEAGGGPAALRPALARLAADLRDAPEARALLRGRGPRGLRHLLPDPAGPGASKRWNLYLRWMVRGPDAVDLGLWREVPASALVVPLDTHVHRVARALGLTARRDASWRTAEEITAALRRVDPADPVRFDFALCHLGMSGLCPARRDPARCEACALGAACLARARGVSGTRGARPSGSARAGTSSPRRRRAAR; this is encoded by the coding sequence ATGCCCCGCCGCGCCGCCGCCTTCCCCGCCGCCCGCGCCGAGGCGCTGCGCCCGCTGCTCGAGCGGCTCGACCGCTCGCTCGACCGCGCCGCGCGCATCGCGGCAGACCCGGTGGAGTTCCCGCGCGCGTTCCGCGACCCGGCCGACGCCGAGGTCGCGGGGCTGGTGGCGGTGAGCCTCGCCTACGGGCGCGCCGACCTGTTCAAGCCGGTGGTGGCGCGCGTGCTCGCCGCGATGGGGCCCTCGCCGGCGCGGTTCTGCGAGGCGTTCGCGGCCGCCCCGGATCCGGCGGCGTTCGAGGGCGTCGTCTACCGGTTCAACCGCCCGCCGGACCTCGCCGCGCTGGCGGCCGCGATCGGCGCGGTGCGCCGCCGCCACGGCGGCCTCGGGCGCCGGCTGGGCGCGCTCTTCCTCGAGGCGGGGGGCGGCCCGGCCGCGCTCCGGCCGGCGCTGGCCCGGCTCGCGGCGGACCTGCGCGACGCCCCGGAGGCCCGGGCGCTGCTGCGGGGGCGCGGGCCGCGCGGGCTCCGGCACCTCCTGCCCGACCCGGCCGGCCCGGGCGCGTCGAAGCGGTGGAACCTCTACCTGCGCTGGATGGTGCGCGGCCCCGACGCGGTGGACCTGGGGCTGTGGCGGGAGGTGCCGGCCTCGGCGCTGGTGGTCCCGCTCGACACGCACGTGCACCGGGTGGCGCGCGCGCTCGGGCTCACCGCGCGGCGCGACGCGAGCTGGCGGACCGCCGAGGAGATCACCGCCGCGCTGCGCCGCGTGGACCCCGCCGATCCGGTCCGCTTCGACTTCGCGCTCTGCCACCTCGGGATGAGCGGGCTGTGCCCGGCGCGCCGCGATCCGGCGCGGTGCGAGGCCTGCGCGCTCGGCGCGGCCTGCCTGGCGCGGGCGCGCGGGGTCAGCGGGACGAGGGGAGCCCGGCCCAGCGGCAGCGCCAGAGCTGGAACGTCGTCACCTCGTCGCCGCCGCGCCGCACGGTGA
- a CDS encoding tetratricopeptide repeat protein: MSGIERLYTVAARMEPHLDTSLPGPAGRRGRRLERRRGACALAAAAALALGAGCTRAARARFEGTRPASLLVEVLPRSAEVLLDDRPLGRGARTVPVDRADAGGHVLRFRAPGYVEEVREVPGGLAGVRVGAALQPEGWPYGPLDLDEPRGLAAAAEVLLGGGEAADAADYAARAVALEPSLAEAHRALGSARAAQGDRRGAAAAWGEYLRLRPDAPDAAQVAERLDALDGGDGAPGGN; the protein is encoded by the coding sequence TTGTCCGGCATCGAGCGCTTATATACCGTCGCGGCGCGCATGGAGCCGCACCTCGACACCTCCCTCCCGGGCCCGGCGGGCCGGCGCGGGCGCCGCCTCGAGCGGCGCCGCGGGGCGTGCGCGCTCGCCGCGGCCGCCGCGCTGGCCCTCGGCGCGGGCTGCACGCGCGCGGCGCGGGCGCGGTTCGAGGGGACGCGCCCGGCGTCGCTGCTGGTGGAGGTCCTGCCGCGGTCGGCCGAGGTGCTGCTCGACGATCGCCCGCTCGGGCGCGGCGCGCGCACCGTGCCGGTGGACCGGGCCGACGCCGGCGGGCACGTGCTCCGCTTCCGCGCGCCGGGGTACGTGGAGGAGGTGCGCGAGGTGCCGGGCGGGCTCGCCGGCGTGCGGGTCGGGGCGGCGCTGCAGCCCGAGGGCTGGCCGTACGGGCCGCTCGACCTCGACGAGCCGCGCGGGCTGGCCGCCGCCGCCGAGGTCCTGCTCGGCGGGGGCGAGGCCGCCGACGCGGCGGACTACGCGGCGCGGGCGGTGGCGCTCGAGCCGTCGCTGGCGGAGGCCCACCGCGCGCTGGGGAGCGCCCGCGCGGCGCAGGGCGACCGGCGCGGGGCGGCCGCGGCGTGGGGCGAGTACCTCCGGCTGCGGCCGGACGCCCCGGACGCCGCGCAGGTCGCGGAGCGGCTGGACGCGCTGGACGGCGGAGACGGGGCGCCCGGCGGGAACTAG
- a CDS encoding DNA integrity scanning protein DisA nucleotide-binding domain protein yields MADGKLDRDFLRSALALMSRSDVDRLLFVSDHPPSPTEVRGRPTKRKLVYAVSSEGIANQLKAKKATAVMIPPYDYTRIEKIKVAVVAAQSAGLLKDGDTVLALCGPGDDRVMDTLVKLVIGSEDPEEKLRVDTLGLPPEFSSQVVESLIHTAMEIGAEGYEGHPVGTIVVVGDSTAVMEKSRQLILNPFQGISEAERNALDPPIREAIKTFSALDGAFIIREDGVVLAAGRYLLSMSRDVKLPMGLGARHSAAASITAESNAVAITVSQTTGTVRVFREGEIVLELRQKLRRV; encoded by the coding sequence ATGGCCGACGGCAAGCTGGATCGCGACTTCCTCCGCAGCGCGCTCGCGCTCATGTCGCGCTCGGACGTGGACCGGCTCCTGTTCGTGTCCGACCACCCGCCCTCGCCGACCGAGGTGCGCGGCCGTCCGACCAAGCGCAAGCTGGTCTACGCGGTCTCGAGCGAGGGCATCGCGAACCAGCTCAAGGCCAAGAAGGCGACGGCGGTGATGATCCCGCCTTACGACTACACCCGCATCGAGAAGATCAAGGTGGCCGTGGTGGCGGCGCAGTCGGCCGGGCTGCTCAAGGACGGCGACACCGTGCTGGCGCTGTGCGGCCCCGGCGACGACCGGGTCATGGACACGCTGGTGAAGCTGGTGATCGGCTCGGAGGACCCGGAGGAGAAGCTCCGGGTGGACACGCTGGGCCTGCCGCCGGAGTTCTCGTCCCAGGTGGTGGAGAGCCTCATCCACACCGCCATGGAGATCGGCGCGGAGGGCTACGAGGGCCACCCGGTGGGCACCATCGTGGTCGTCGGCGACTCGACCGCGGTGATGGAGAAGAGCCGGCAGCTCATCCTCAACCCGTTCCAGGGGATCAGCGAGGCGGAGCGGAACGCGCTCGATCCGCCCATCCGCGAGGCGATCAAGACGTTCTCGGCGCTCGACGGCGCCTTCATCATCCGCGAGGACGGGGTGGTGCTGGCGGCCGGGCGGTACCTGCTCTCCATGTCGCGGGACGTGAAGCTGCCCATGGGCCTGGGGGCGCGCCACAGCGCCGCGGCCTCGATCACCGCCGAGTCCAACGCCGTCGCGATCACCGTGTCCCAGACCACCGGGACGGTGCGGGTGTTCCGCGAGGGCGAGATCGTGCTGGAGCTGCGGCAGAAGCTGCGGCGCGTCTGA
- the polX gene encoding DNA polymerase/3'-5' exonuclease PolX, protein MPDKFAVAQALREIGALLELEGENPFKIRAYDTGARALEGLSEDLARVIAEGRLTELPGIGEALAKKIADLHATGSTDLLARLRARHPPGVLELLRVPDLGPKKIAALHAALGVASVAELEAACREGRVRGVKGFGEKTEQRILEGIARLHAREADRRVLLAEALAAAGPLLAHLRAVPGAEAVELAGSARRGRETVGDVDLVAASRDPAALAAALTGHPSVAAVLGSGDTKTSVRLGSGLQVDLRVVPPEDFPTLLHHLTGSKAHHVRLRGIARDRGFTLSEWGLFRLPPRERGAAAPAPEAAPDPAAKVGIASEAALYAALGLAYVPPELREDQGEIEAALDGTLPADLVEERDVRGMVHCHTTWSDGRASVEEMARAAEALGMAYLTVTDHSGSAGYAGGLDRDRIRRQWDEIDRVQERVSIRLLKGTEADILEDGALDWPDDVLERLDVVVASVHSRMRMDEDQMTRRLARAMALPVFKIWGHGLGRLLGEREPYACRVEEVLDALAGAPGAVEVNGDPRRLDLEPRWIRAARARGIPLVLSVDAHSVAALGYLRFAVTTARRGWARRGEVLNALPPDAFARAVRPVR, encoded by the coding sequence ATGCCGGACAAGTTCGCCGTGGCGCAGGCGCTCCGGGAGATCGGCGCGCTGCTGGAGCTCGAGGGCGAGAACCCGTTCAAGATCCGCGCGTACGACACCGGCGCGCGGGCGCTCGAGGGGCTCTCCGAGGACCTGGCGCGGGTGATCGCCGAGGGACGGCTCACCGAGCTGCCCGGGATCGGCGAGGCGCTCGCGAAGAAGATCGCCGACCTGCACGCGACCGGCTCGACCGACCTGCTGGCGCGGCTGCGCGCGCGCCACCCGCCCGGCGTGCTCGAGCTGCTGCGCGTGCCGGACCTCGGCCCGAAGAAGATCGCCGCGCTGCACGCGGCGCTGGGGGTGGCCAGCGTCGCGGAGCTCGAGGCCGCCTGCCGGGAGGGGCGCGTCCGCGGCGTGAAGGGCTTCGGCGAGAAGACCGAGCAGCGGATCCTGGAGGGCATCGCCCGCCTGCACGCGCGCGAGGCCGACCGGCGCGTGCTGCTCGCCGAGGCGCTGGCCGCCGCCGGGCCGCTGCTCGCGCACCTGCGCGCGGTGCCGGGCGCCGAGGCGGTGGAGCTGGCCGGGTCGGCGCGGCGCGGGCGCGAGACGGTGGGCGACGTGGACCTCGTCGCCGCGTCCCGCGACCCCGCCGCGCTCGCCGCGGCGCTGACCGGCCACCCGTCGGTCGCGGCGGTGCTGGGGAGCGGCGACACGAAGACGAGCGTGCGGCTCGGCTCCGGGCTGCAGGTGGACCTGCGGGTGGTGCCGCCGGAGGACTTCCCCACCCTGCTCCACCACCTCACCGGCTCGAAGGCGCACCACGTGCGGCTGCGCGGCATCGCCCGCGATCGCGGCTTCACCCTGAGCGAGTGGGGGCTCTTCCGCCTGCCGCCGCGCGAGCGCGGGGCCGCCGCCCCGGCGCCGGAGGCCGCGCCCGACCCCGCCGCCAAGGTCGGGATCGCGAGCGAGGCCGCGCTCTACGCGGCGCTGGGCCTGGCGTACGTGCCCCCCGAGCTGCGCGAGGACCAGGGCGAGATCGAGGCCGCGCTGGACGGGACGCTCCCGGCCGACCTGGTCGAGGAGCGCGACGTGCGCGGGATGGTGCACTGCCACACCACCTGGTCCGACGGCCGGGCGAGCGTCGAGGAGATGGCCCGCGCCGCCGAGGCGCTCGGGATGGCGTACCTGACGGTCACCGACCACTCCGGCTCGGCCGGCTACGCCGGCGGGCTCGACCGCGACCGCATCCGGCGGCAGTGGGACGAGATCGACCGGGTGCAGGAGCGGGTCTCGATCCGGCTGCTGAAGGGCACCGAGGCCGACATCCTCGAGGACGGCGCGCTCGACTGGCCCGACGACGTGCTGGAGCGGCTGGACGTGGTGGTCGCGAGCGTCCACTCGCGGATGCGCATGGACGAGGACCAGATGACGCGCCGGCTCGCCCGGGCCATGGCGCTCCCGGTGTTCAAGATCTGGGGGCACGGGCTGGGGCGGCTGCTGGGCGAGCGCGAGCCGTACGCCTGCCGGGTGGAGGAGGTCCTGGACGCGCTCGCCGGCGCGCCGGGCGCGGTGGAGGTGAACGGCGATCCCCGCCGCCTCGACCTCGAGCCCCGCTGGATCCGGGCGGCGCGCGCGCGCGGCATCCCGCTGGTCCTGTCGGTGGACGCCCACTCGGTCGCGGCGCTCGGGTACCTCCGCTTCGCGGTGACGACCGCGCGCCGCGGCTGGGCGCGGCGGGGCGAGGTGCTGAACGCGCTCCCGCCGGACGCGTTCGCGCGGGCGGTCCGTCCGGTGCGGTAG
- a CDS encoding complex I subunit 1/NuoH family protein, protein MNRFFGMLLVIAATLAGLVLLSAGFYLAAGWLGWGFNALTGWISGSPGVSRAAVYYGASVANVVTLLLVVLMISSSLLTVAERKWSALIQNRIGANRIKVFGSALGGIPFLAADALKMLTKERIETTGRTRVLYELAPMLAFAPVFALFAIIPVGQGIELNQIPGLAGAAAAGAVEQIALQVSRTDTGLLYLFAIASLQVYGTALAGWASNNKLALLGGVRASSQMISYEVSLGLSLVGTMIAYRTLRLEEMVVAQGTPVLGPVPALGLLLQPIGFLIFFASAFAETKRAPFDLPEGESEIVGYFVEYSGMKFGLLFLAEFAEIVVLAGVITAVFLGGWHPILFEGWLRQNLTPFWFAAVGAGAFIAKMIVMMWLQLTIRWLLPRFRFDQIQKLCWKLLLPAALVNVFVTGGALLLDPSGQLLAWIGILTIVVIAVLTAAVGRAPAPAAGHGAAHAAAGH, encoded by the coding sequence GTGAACCGATTCTTCGGAATGCTCCTCGTCATCGCGGCGACGCTGGCCGGCCTGGTGCTGCTGTCGGCCGGGTTCTACCTGGCAGCCGGGTGGCTGGGCTGGGGCTTCAACGCGCTGACCGGCTGGATCAGCGGGTCGCCGGGCGTCTCCCGCGCGGCCGTGTACTACGGCGCCTCGGTGGCGAACGTCGTCACGCTGCTGCTCGTCGTGCTGATGATCAGCTCGTCGCTGCTGACGGTGGCCGAGCGCAAGTGGTCGGCGCTCATCCAGAACCGCATCGGCGCGAACCGCATCAAGGTGTTCGGCTCGGCGCTGGGCGGCATCCCGTTCCTCGCCGCCGACGCGCTCAAGATGCTCACCAAGGAGCGCATCGAGACCACCGGGCGCACCCGGGTGCTCTACGAGCTCGCGCCGATGCTGGCGTTCGCGCCGGTGTTCGCGCTGTTCGCGATCATCCCGGTGGGGCAGGGGATCGAGCTGAACCAGATCCCGGGCCTGGCGGGCGCCGCCGCCGCGGGCGCGGTCGAGCAGATCGCGCTGCAGGTCTCGCGCACCGACACCGGCCTGCTCTACCTGTTCGCGATCGCCTCGCTCCAGGTGTACGGCACCGCGCTCGCCGGCTGGGCGTCCAACAACAAGCTGGCCCTGCTCGGCGGCGTCCGCGCCTCGTCGCAGATGATCAGCTACGAGGTCTCGCTGGGCCTCTCGCTGGTCGGCACGATGATCGCCTACCGCACGCTCCGCCTGGAGGAGATGGTGGTGGCGCAGGGGACCCCGGTGCTCGGCCCGGTGCCGGCGCTCGGCCTGCTGCTGCAGCCCATCGGCTTCCTCATCTTCTTCGCCAGCGCGTTCGCCGAGACCAAGCGCGCGCCGTTCGACCTCCCCGAGGGCGAGAGCGAGATCGTCGGCTACTTCGTCGAGTACTCCGGCATGAAGTTCGGCCTGCTGTTCCTGGCCGAGTTCGCCGAGATCGTGGTGCTCGCGGGCGTGATCACCGCGGTGTTCCTGGGCGGCTGGCACCCCATCCTGTTCGAGGGCTGGCTGCGCCAGAACCTGACGCCGTTCTGGTTCGCGGCGGTGGGCGCCGGGGCGTTCATCGCGAAGATGATCGTCATGATGTGGCTGCAGCTCACCATCCGCTGGCTGCTGCCGCGCTTCCGCTTCGACCAGATCCAGAAGCTGTGCTGGAAGCTGCTGCTCCCGGCCGCCCTGGTGAACGTCTTCGTGACCGGCGGCGCGCTGCTGCTCGATCCGAGCGGCCAGCTGCTGGCCTGGATCGGCATCCTCACCATCGTCGTCATCGCCGTCCTCACCGCCGCGGTCGGCCGCGCGCCCGCCCCCGCGGCGGGGCACGGCGCCGCCCACGCCGCCGCCGGACACTGA